The region CTTTATTATTTTCTCCAATGATCATACTTGTTCATCAACTTGGTATTTTTTAGAGGAGGTAAGATTTACAGTGAAGTCATGGTTAGAGAGAtaaatttttagtgtttttgtcAAATATAACATGTTTTTAAATCTTACCAGTTGATCAgttatcttttcaatttttagtaGATTTTAGCTGATGTGGCATATACAACTTTACGCCATGCCAATACTAAATgaggagaaatttttaggtagactcagttcaccacgtcatctatggactaagcctatcacataatgacacgtcattaaaatgatgacaatcttgtaatattactatttaaaagtgtaaataagtaataaacgaatttacaagattgccatcattttaatgacgtgtcattatatgataggcttagtccacggatgacgtggtagactgagtctacctaagaatctctcatGAATGAGTGGtgaatatatttgacaaaaatttaaaagataatgaaCAAACTAATAAAGTATGAATGTCATTGTATATATGGcaaaaatgttaattaaaattatgtttgGATAACTTCATTTTGCTAAAAATTACGATGAGAAAAACGAAAGTTGAGGAATGTCAATAAAAATTACTCGATTTTCAACGCTCTCTTTAGGAAACACAATTATatacgatttttttttattaaacaatacACATTACAATTTTAACTAATCAGTAGAGACAAATGCACAAGTACAATTTACATGAATACTGCAGTCCATCGTTAATTGGGGTCTAAAGTGGGTTCTTTCCTAAGAAATActtttagcttttaaattttgcaaattCAAGGGTTTTCTTGCCTTGAAGCTTGTTAGTTACATAGTGTTTATTGTATTCACCATGACTGTATCTTCTATACTTGCATGGGTTGCTCTGATTTACAAGTTCCGGCATCGGTCCGACCTCTATATCATAGCTTGGAGCATAGAAACTGACAATAGAGAGTCGCTCTTTTTCCTTGTGAGTCACTGCCCTATGCTCCACACTCTTGTACTTTCCATTAGTTAGAACCTATacataatattcaaaaatattagttAGATATATAAATCAAATGGAAAGTTTTCATTCACGATACTTGaactttctttctctttctacATGGTAcctaaatttcaatattattgTGTTATAAGTCcatgttttatttataagtCCATGTTTTATCATTTAGACAGATATGGTGGTTGCACGTGCAGAGTAAACATCTATATTACCGCCACGTAACACCATTTTGACAAACTTAAGATACTGCCAAGATTGGATTTTAGAGGGGGCCAATTatacaaaaattcaaatataataactatattttaaaaaaataaaaatagaagggGCTTTTTGAAGGGTAAAAAAAGTTGAGGGGGCaattatatgaaaatttaaaCCTAACCATACCTATTTGTAAAAgattaaaagatttttttagaagaaaaaaaagccCGGGGGTAGAGCCCCCTTAGGCCAATGCCCCGGCTCCGCCTCTGTACTTTGACGTTGTAAAATTATAGTTCAAATATATTGTAGTTACATATTGAAGTTTAGGTACCACACTATGATAGAGAATAAAATTCAGATACCGTCGGAGAAATTttctcaaatgaaaaagaaaatgaagtgTTGTTCTTACTTCTAGAGTATCACCAATGTTGATAACTAATGCATTTGGTATAGGCTGAATAGGGACCCATTTGTTGTCTTTAAGGACTTGGAGTCCTACAACAGAGCTACCCTTGCCTTGCTGCAACACTGTTAAGGCACTTCCATCAGAATGGGGACTTAACCCTAAAACAAGGTCAGGTCTTGAGCATGGTGGGTAGTAATTCATTCTTATTGCTTGCACACTATTTCCAAACATTTTTTCAAATATGTCATCTTTTAACCCAAGTGTATTTGCTATGTACTTTAGTAGCTTCTCACATAATTTCCTCACTTCTTTTGAGTATTCCTCTACTGTTTCACTGCACAAAGAGTAGCAACTCAAATTAGTGCTCAAAACTATTTGCAAATAGTTGTCCAAATTTTcacttttaacgatttaagtacAACATTTGAAAACTGGCATCGTACATTTGAAAATTGGCATCGTACCGTcccattttttatttctatacaTCTTACAGCCCAATCTTATGATCAGGTCTCGTTTCATTCATTAAAACCTGACAAAAACGACATTTATGGCGAAGGGAAAataatttttggccaaaaattgcttgcttaattcgctaaagaAAATACTAAGGTTAGCCTTTTATTTGCAAATATTTCTATATTTGATTGTATTTGATTGACGCATGTTTGTATATGTTGTACGAAATCTTTTTCACTCTTATTTTTTGGCGTCGTGCAGAATTCTCTCCATTTTCCTCAAGTCCACTTAGATGTTTGACACTTaagtaaaatgataaaaatgaagGGAATTAAATATCATTATGCTTAGGTGTCAAACATCTAAGTGGACTTGAGGGAAATGGAGGAAATTTGGACTTGAGTAGAGCCATTCCCTCTTGTAAACACTTatggaactcaataactttttatttttataaaacttatTGTTTCTCTGTTTTTCATTTCAGGATTTCTATTTCCGTGTTATATAGATTTCGAGTTCGAGTTACCCAAACTAGAGAAGAAGCTGACAGAAATTATAGAATTACCTGAAACTTGGAGGGTTTGAAGGCCATAATTTAGGGTTTCTAATAAAGTTAGGCTGAATCCCAAGAGCAAACATGTTACACCAATCCAACTTTTGATCCTCAGAAAACACAAAAGCTTGTCCATAACCCTGAACAGTCCCTGGCGCCATTGGATACTTCTGCTTCTCCTCCAAAGGTAACATAAAAAATTCATTAGCCACCTCTTCTATTTTCTCAAGCAAACTCAAATCAATTCCATGCTTCACCAcctgatatttaaaaaataaaataaaaagttaagcCTTAGCTTGcaaaaactatttaaaatatataaaataatttaataatgcTCTGTTTTACCTGAAAAAAACCCCATTCTTGACAGGCTTTCTCAAGCTgcaaaatttcatatttattgCCTTTTAAAAGCTTTGAGAAATCAATTACGGGAATAGAATCAGGAGACGAGAGTGGTGTGTTTAGTATTGGTCTTTCTGTTTTGTCTCTAACGAATCTGTGAGGTATTTTTGTTGGTTTAGATTTTGTCAGTTCTTGAACATCGTCGATTTGGCCAACCATTAATGGAGAAGGGGCCATTGTTATGAGATGACAGAGCTAATAAGATGTTGGTAGCTTCTACTTGAGCACAACTCTGTATTTATAGGCAGAGAAAGCAGAGCATTTTTGAATGTgcagcagtgttttaaaaaccgaaccgacagTCATAGTTTATCAAGCAGTTTAATTATCGGTCTAAAATATTTAGTTGTCGGGTCAACCATAGACTCAACTAGTGCAACCATCAATTCAATTGGttaaaatatatctaaaattaTAACTAGCATTGGCAGAGTTAAGATTTTAATATTGGGGAGTTTAAATCGcaatatatattatatgaaagagacaattttaaaataaaagggaCAAATTATATATCGTAATAAAATTTATGTACTAATATTAACATTTTTAGATAGTGGGAGGGCATGGCCCCTCCATAACTagcaattaaatttaaaatttaataaatgcaTCACACTATAGCTTGTAAATATAGAACTAAACGGTTTTTTACGatttaactgatttaatgaatatctattttcatgatttttttcgctttaaagagattaaattgatcttcaatttttttatcaatttggttGAACCAGCTAATTGAGAGTGTTTATTCCATACAATCATTGCGCcgcgtcatttttacaacaaaccaatgagcATTTACGataagagattttttttttattatttatttttttatcatttaattttttatatggcGAACAAATTATTGGTTTACTATACGAATGACATATAACGCGACGGTTGTCTTGCATAATTTTCCCTTGGTCGGTTTCTAAAATGCTAATGTGTAGTATGTGGTGTATAGCATGTCATGTAAGGTGTAGGCCCATGTTACATGCACTTTTTTAGAATTTAGTCGCACAAGTATTCTTTCCAGTAGTGCTCAAATATCTGCATGATCAAGAAGCATAAACTATATGGTTGAATACAAAGCAAATCATAAATTTCAGCATATGGGTATTTTTTACCGAACAATCGTTTGGTGTTCCGAATTGCATATAATTAATAGCTCGTGTTcgatattttcaaaatataaattttacattgtaactaaacaacacgttaaaattcattatttattttttaattaaccctaaattattgataaaaagtatatttttttatttgtcacaGAAAAAGTTGTTTTTAAGATTGacttagaattttaattttgattggtGCTTGTGCATCATGAACACTGCCAATCTATCTATGAGAAACTGCGAGGACCCAGTAGCTAAAAACCCTACATAACAATAGCTTGTCGTGCATGGCAGACTTGTTTATGAATGGGGGTAGGGGCCATTCAGAACTCGAGTTGTTCTAGTTAGGGTGTgcaaaactaaataaaattgagtaattaaattgaattgataaatttggttcaatttagTTGGATaactatttaaataaaactaaaaaaaatcagttcGATTCATTTTTGACATAAAAAGTTCTAGTTAATTGTGCATATACAATCGAAAAACCCAAACTGACAAAATTACTGGAATTGAtctatttgatttgatttagtttgatataaaaaagaaattactGCACTTCAAATTTAGACAAAAAAGTCAGCTGACACTACAAGAAAACACAAATTTAGCGTTGAAtttgttgttaatttttttttagtgataaatttgaaatttgtcaCTAAATCCTTCAAATAATTGTCGGGAGTTATCCCACCAAATTTAATGACGGATTTTGCAAGAGTTAGCAATGGATTAAAAAATATGTCGCTAAATCTGTAAAAGTTGAACCACCTATCAACTAGTTCTAGTTACTAGGTCATAGTTAAATCTAAACATGTTTTCATATGCATGTGGGTTGTCACATTCTCActtatataaaatcaattactcccaccaatatttctaatatggtatcagagcgagTCTGACccggatttttttaatttgttggtTGTCCGTCTGGATGTTCATTCCTAGCGGCCCGGTCTGGCGTTGCCGCTgcgtattaaatcaaaaaattcatTAGGTCTGACCCAAATTCTTAATTTGCCGATTATCCGTCTGTATGTTCATTTTCAGCGACTCG is a window of Mercurialis annua linkage group LG2, ddMerAnnu1.2, whole genome shotgun sequence DNA encoding:
- the LOC126670712 gene encoding protein SRG1, whose amino-acid sequence is MAPSPLMVGQIDDVQELTKSKPTKIPHRFVRDKTERPILNTPLSSPDSIPVIDFSKLLKGNKYEILQLEKACQEWGFFQVVKHGIDLSLLEKIEEVANEFFMLPLEEKQKYPMAPGTVQGYGQAFVFSEDQKLDWCNMFALGIQPNFIRNPKLWPSNPPSFSETVEEYSKEVRKLCEKLLKYIANTLGLKDDIFEKMFGNSVQAIRMNYYPPCSRPDLVLGLSPHSDGSALTVLQQGKGSSVVGLQVLKDNKWVPIQPIPNALVINIGDTLEVLTNGKYKSVEHRAVTHKEKERLSIVSFYAPSYDIEVGPMPELVNQSNPCKYRRYSHGEYNKHYVTNKLQGKKTLEFAKFKS